The region CACCCTTTTGTGAAATCCAATAAGGAAGGTCAAAATGATAAACGGTCGGAATTGGTTCAATTCCTTGAGAAATAAGTTCATTAATTAAATTATCGTAAAATTTGAGACCTGCTTCATTGATTGATCCATCTTCTTTGATAATCCTCGTCCATGCAATTGAAAAACGATAAGAATTAAGACCAAGTTCTGCAAAAAGTTTAACATCTTCCTTATAGCGATGATAGTGGTCAGTTGCCACCTTGTAATCACTAGTTCCAGGAAAAGGCTCACGCATATCCTGCACTGATGGAACCTTGCCGTCCTCATTCCAAGCACCCTCTACTTGGTAAGCACTAGTTGATCCACCCCATAAAAAATTATCTGGAAATTTACCCATACACTTCTCCTTTTCATAATAAAAATAATAATAAAAATAAAACTATATGTTAAATCTAGCACAATATTTTTTATATGTAAAGGCTTACATATGTTTATCACTCATTTTTTTAGTTTTCCAAATATATTTTAGTTTCACGTGAAACTAATTTTTCAAAATTTTGCATAAAAAAAGAACTCTCCCGAGTTCTAATTTTAAACTGCACTTGTGGTTACAAGTTTACAAGTCCTGCTTCTTCTTAAATGTTCAATGGCATATTTTTCAGCAGTAATAAGAGAAAATTGCCAAGCACCTACAGCTCCACAGGTATTACAACGCCATCTGTAACCAAAACGAGCTGCAATGGGAGAGCTTTCTTCTTCATCGCCAAGAATATTATCTTGATGAAGAACTGAAATAACTGATTCAATTTTGCCATCAATTACTTCCTGGGTGTCTTGTCCATCTACTTGATGGGCTTGAGTTCTTGTTGGAACAGCTCCTAAAAGAGCCAGGGCAATAAGTGCCATAAATAATTTCTGTTTCATATGTTTATTGTATCATATTTCACAATAAATTAAAATAGCTTTAACAATTAGGAAGCCATTTATTCTTCATAAGTTTTAAAAGAAAATCTTAAGCATGAAAAAAAGCCTCCTTGGAGACTTTACTTAAGCGGGTGACGAGAATCGAACTCGCGACAACAGCTTGGAAGGCTGTAGTTTTACCACTAAACTACACCCGCATAGAAAGGAGGATGTGGGATTCGAACCCACGCACGCTTTTACACGCCTGACGGTTTTCAAGACCGTTCCCTTCAGCCGGACTTGGGTAATCCTCCAAAAATAGTCCGTACGGGATTCGAACCCGTGTTACCGCCGTGAAAAGGCGGTGTCTTAACCCCTTGACCAACGGACCATTTAGTCATGTACCTTAAGGACTTCCTCAAGGGTACTTTTATATTATACAAAAATTTAAAAAAATGTAAAGGGTTAATTTAAAAAATTAATTTTTATTAGTAAATAATTAACTAAATCTACTAAATTATGAGCTTCTATTCGTAACTTGTAAGTTCCATAAATTTTATGGGCTTCTACATTTGCATGCAGGTCATTGTCATAAATTGATTAGGAATAGACAGGACTCAGATAAATATTTTTTTAACATAATTTTTTAAATCTAAAATAAAAATTTAACATAGATGTTTAAAAAAACGAAAAATAACCTATAATAGACTTATGCCATTTATTTACACAAATTATTAAGGAGAATTAAATGAAAAAGAAATGGAAAATAATACTTGGCCTATCTACCATGCTGCTTGTTGCTGGATTTTCTATCTACAGGTATGATAAGAGCATGCAGCCGATCAAGGAAAAGCAGGCGGAACTTCAGACTAGCTCAAATCTTTCTGAGAAGGAAGTTGAGAAACGAGAAGAGGCTCAGGAATATCGAAAGCTTGCTGAGGAACACCAGCAGAAGGCTGCTGAATATTTAGACAAGGCATCTAAGGTAATTCTTGAAAAATAAACGCTATTTTGAAAAATTACTGAAAATAACTAGCTTCCAATAAGGGCACAAATTTTTTGGAGGAAGGTTAGTCGGGAGGGAAAATTGCTTTCCCTCCTTTTTGCATCCCTTCCTTAAGGATAAAGGAAGCAAAAAAGAGCTCCCATCAGGAACTCTATCTGACTCCGCCAGTAGGACTCGAACCTACGACATCATGATTAACAGTCATGCGCTACTACCAACTGAGCTATGGCGGAATATCAACTTGGCGCCTACCTTATCTCACAGGGGGCAACCCCCAACTACTTCCGGCGTAACGAGACTTAACTTCTGTGTTCGACATGGGAACAGGTGTATCTCTCGTGCAATAAGCACCAAATCAATTAATGGGCACAAGTGGACTCGAACCACCGACCTCACGCTTATCAGGCGTGCGCTCTAACCAGCTGAGCTATGCGCCCAAATTTTAAAAATTTAGTATAATGAACTATAAGTTCAAAGCGGGTGACGAGAATCGAACTCGCGACAACAGCTTGGAAGGCTGTAGTTTTACCACTAAACTACACCCGCTTTTTAATAATGGCGCGAGACGGAATCGAACCGCCGACACATGGAGCTTCAATCCATTGCTCTACCAACTGAGCTACCGAGCCAAAAGCGTAATTTTTAAAGACTTACAAAGTCAATTGCGGGAGCAGGATTTGAACCTACGACCTTCGGGTTATGAGCCCGACGAGCTACCTAGCTGCTCCATCCCGCGATGTTAAAATACCTATAAGGTAAAGGAGGATGTGGGATTCGAACCCACGCACGCTTTTACACGCCTGACGGTTTTCAAGACCGTTCCCTTCAGCCGGACTTGGGTAATCCTCCAAAAATAGTCCGTACGGGATTCGAACCCGTGTTACCGCCGTGAAAAGGCGGTGTCTTAACCCCTTGACCAACGGACCATTTGTTTTCCCGTTAAGATTTACGTCTTGCGTCTTCCTCAACGGTACTTTTATATTATACAAGATTTTTACGACTTGTAAACCCCTTTTTGTAAAAAAATTTAATTTTTTTTAATTTTTATTCAACAATCAACTCATAATCCTTGATATTCAGGCTTGAGAGACTTTGTAAGTTTTGAAAAAGAAGCAAAATCCAAGCAAAGGCTAAGAAAAAGGCAATTATCTCAAAAGCGGTCAAGGATAGGTAACGTACATTTGAAAATAGAATATTAGCCACCACTAGAAGTACTCCAATCCCATAAGAAATCACTAAAAATTCCTTTTTTACATCAGGAAGTAGCCAACGAATTGCGATAATCATAATAATTATCATATAAATCAAAAGATTAGCTGACTTATCATGCATGTAATGGAGGTAGCTATTACCCTTATCGTTAGGGAAGAAGCCAACACCAGCCAGTCCAAAGGCAGTTATGGTCAAAAGAAGTCTTAAAATCTGTAACCTTCTATTTTTAGGTAATATTTCCTTAAGAATGCTAAAGATATAGTCGGTTAAGGCCAAAAGAAGGAAGGCTGAAAGAATTAAGGTTAGGTTAAACTGCCAGGCAGAGGTCGCATTTGAGGTTCCTAAGAAACTAAAATTAATCTGCCACCACTGCAAGTTGCTGTTGGCTATCATTGATAAAAAGACTCCCCCAACTATGACGAGGGTAAAGAGGCTAATAATTCGGCGGGGAGTTATTGTTATGGCAAAATAAATCATCAGGTAATTGATGATACTTATAAAAATCAGAAAGAGGAAGGTTGATGTATAAATATCAAACTTGGCACCCTCAAAAACAATACCAAAGATCCAAAAAAGGCCCATTAGTCCAAGGACAAGCATGACAGCAAATGAAGCAAGAAGAACCGGAAGGCTACGCCAGTAAATATTCTTTAGGTTCTTTTGCTGGCTTCTTTTTCCCTTAATAAAGAATGTGGTAAAGGAAATTATTCCTGTCAAAAGACCTAAAACAATGGTCATGTGTGAGATTGCTGTTGTATCTCCAGATGTGAAGGGGATATATTCTACCTGTTCGTAAAACTTAAAATAGGCAAAGAAAACCAGACTCACAAGAATAGATGGCAATAAGAACCATCTTAAGGATATACTTTGATTTTTTTCAATCGAATTCTCCTTTTCAACTATCAATCGTGAACCATCGACACTCATTGTTAAACGGTCATTTGTTTTTAAACCTAAATCTGCCTTTAAATCTTCAGGTAATTTTATACTTTTTTCTAACATCCTTATCTCTCCTGTAAGCTAATAATCTGATTATAGCTTAAATCAGGTTTTTCTCAAACTAAAAAAGAGGTCTGCTAGTAGCAAACCCCTTAATATTTTTAATTTGTTATTGTACTGAATAATTAGGTGCTTCTTTAGTGATTTGAACATCATGTGGATGACTTTCCTTAAGTCCAGCTCCACTCATTTCAATAAACTGAGCTGAATTGTGAAGGTCTTCGATTGTAGCAGCTCCAGTGTAGCCCATACCTGATTTAATTCCACCAAGCATTTGGAAGACAATATCAGCAGCAGAACCCTTATAGGCCACTCGTCCTTCAATTCCTTCAGGTACAAGCTTGTTAGCCTCATTAACTCCGCCTTGGAAGTAACGATCACTTGATCCACGTTTCATAGCTCCAAGACTTCCCATACCACGGTAAGTTTTGAATTTACGTCCTTGGTAGATTTCAAATTCACCTGGTGACTCGTCAGTCCCTGCAAGCATTGATCCAAGCATGACAGCATGTCCACCAGCTGCTAGAGCCTTAACAATATCACCTGAGTACTTGATTCCACCGTCAGCGATAATTGATTTACCGTATTCACGGGCAACTCCTGCTGCATCATAAATAGCTGTAATTTGTGGTACACCAACACCTGCAACAACACGGGTTGTACAGATTGATCCTGGTCCAATTCCGACCTTAACAACGTCAACTCCAGCTTCAAATAAAGCACGAGCTCCATCAGCTGTCGCGATATTTCCAGCAATCAAAGTCTTGTCTGGGAAGTGGGCACGAATTTCTGCAATCTTACGGATAACACCTGCAGAATGTCCGTGGGCTGTATCAATAACAATCGCGTCAGCTCCTGCTTCAAACAAAGCTTCAGCGCGATCAAAAGTATCAGAGGTAACTCCGACTGCCCCTGCAACAAGCAAGCGACCTTTTTTATCCTTAGCTGAATTAGGGAACTCGATAACACGTTCGATATCCTTGATGGTGATAAGTCCACTTAGGCGACCCTTATCATCAACAAGAGGTAGTTTTTCAATCTTGTACTTTTGAAGAATCTCTTCAGCCTCTTCAAGAGTAGTTCCGATAGGTGCTGTGATTAAGTCTTCTGAGGTCATAACATCGCTGATTGCTTTTGAGTAATCAGCGACAAAACGTAAGTCGCGATTGGTTAAGATACCAACAAGTTTACGATTTTCAAGGGTTTCAACAATTGGCACACCAGAAATACGGTAGGTTGCCATCAAATTTTCAGCCTCTTCAACTGCATGATTTGGTGTCAAGAAGAAGGGATCTGTGATAACGCCTGACTCGCTACGCTTAACACGACGGATTTGCTCAGCTTGCTCTTCAATTGACATGTTCTTGTGGATTACACCCATTCCACCCTGGCGGGCAAGTGAGATGGCCATTGCTGATTCAGTGACTGTATCCATGGCACTTGAAAGAATAGGAATATTTAATGTCAAATTATCTGCAAGTTTGACTTGCATATCTACTTCGTTTGGTAAGACTTCACTCTTGGCTGGAATTAATAAAACATCATCGAAGGTAAAGCCTTTTTTCAAAAATTTTGTGTCCCAATTTGACATTAGTTTCTCCTTTTTCCCTATGTAAATTTTTTATTTTTCTTATGATACCATTTTAAAGCTAAAGGTCAATAGCATTGGCCCCTTTAACATAATAATTTTTTTCTTATAATCTGGCAAAAATTAACCTTGTTCATCTA is a window of Streptococcaceae bacterium ESL0729 DNA encoding:
- a CDS encoding DUF998 domain-containing protein, which gives rise to MLEKSIKLPEDLKADLGLKTNDRLTMSVDGSRLIVEKENSIEKNQSISLRWFLLPSILVSLVFFAYFKFYEQVEYIPFTSGDTTAISHMTIVLGLLTGIISFTTFFIKGKRSQQKNLKNIYWRSLPVLLASFAVMLVLGLMGLFWIFGIVFEGAKFDIYTSTFLFLIFISIINYLMIYFAITITPRRIISLFTLVIVGGVFLSMIANSNLQWWQINFSFLGTSNATSAWQFNLTLILSAFLLLALTDYIFSILKEILPKNRRLQILRLLLTITAFGLAGVGFFPNDKGNSYLHYMHDKSANLLIYMIIIMIIAIRWLLPDVKKEFLVISYGIGVLLVVANILFSNVRYLSLTAFEIIAFFLAFAWILLLFQNLQSLSSLNIKDYELIVE
- the guaB gene encoding IMP dehydrogenase, coding for MSNWDTKFLKKGFTFDDVLLIPAKSEVLPNEVDMQVKLADNLTLNIPILSSAMDTVTESAMAISLARQGGMGVIHKNMSIEEQAEQIRRVKRSESGVITDPFFLTPNHAVEEAENLMATYRISGVPIVETLENRKLVGILTNRDLRFVADYSKAISDVMTSEDLITAPIGTTLEEAEEILQKYKIEKLPLVDDKGRLSGLITIKDIERVIEFPNSAKDKKGRLLVAGAVGVTSDTFDRAEALFEAGADAIVIDTAHGHSAGVIRKIAEIRAHFPDKTLIAGNIATADGARALFEAGVDVVKVGIGPGSICTTRVVAGVGVPQITAIYDAAGVAREYGKSIIADGGIKYSGDIVKALAAGGHAVMLGSMLAGTDESPGEFEIYQGRKFKTYRGMGSLGAMKRGSSDRYFQGGVNEANKLVPEGIEGRVAYKGSAADIVFQMLGGIKSGMGYTGAATIEDLHNSAQFIEMSGAGLKESHPHDVQITKEAPNYSVQ